The following DNA comes from Corynebacterium urogenitale.
CCACCACGTTCGCGTTGCTTATCGACGCCAGCTTCGCCCCCTCATGCACATACACGTCCAACGGCACCTCCGCGGCGATGTCGGCGTAGAACTGCGCGTCCGCGACCACGTTTGAGCGCAGCGACTTGAGAAACACCGCTGCCCGGCCACTCGAGTGCACCTGCGCGGGAGTGTCGGTGATGCGCGGGTGCGGGATCACCTGCACGTTGCTCGCGCCGTAGTCGCGGGCCAGGATCTCGGCGGCCTGGTCGGTGAGGGTGATGATGGCGGACGCTGCGTCGACAAGCAGCTGCAGCCGCTCGTGGTGGGGTGCCTGGTCTTCCAGATGGGGGTTGTCCAGGTCGTGCACCGTGAGCACCAGCGGGACTGGCAGGGCGGCGCACAGCTCGGCGATTTGCGCGGGCGTGCGGTGCTCGAAGCCGAAGTGGATATGCACGGCGTCCACGTCTCGCGGCTGGTTCCAGTACTCGGCTTCGAGCGCCGGGTGCGGCCACCAGTGGCCGTCGATGTCCGGGTCCGGGAGAAACTCCACGCCCGCTGGCTGGATCGCCTGCGTATACGGGTGTTCAGCGGGGATGGAGAGAACGCGCATTCCCCTAATATAAACCTTCTCGAATACTGTGAAGCCATGTCTTTGCTCGTTGTAGTCGGCAACTGCCAAGCGGAGTCGACCCGCAAGCTGCTCATGTCCACCGGCCACTTCACCGGCGAGCGCATCGCACCGGTCCACGAACTTGAGGCGGGCGACATGGGGTGGTTTTTAGACCTCGTGCGCCGCGCCGACGTGCTAGTGACCCAGCCCATCCGCGACGGCTACCGCGGGCTGCCCGTGGGCACGCGCGAGCTGCGCGAGTTGCTGGCCCCATCGGCGCGCCACGTGGTCGTGCCGGTGCTGCGCTTCGACGGGCTCATGCCGTACCAGGCGATCATCCGCGACCCCGCGGATCCCTCGCTGAACCCCCCGGTGGTGCCGTACCACGACCTGCGCACGCTCGTGTCGGCCGCCGGCTACAGTGCGGCGCCGCAGCCGGACCCCAGCGCGTTGCGGCGCGCGGCCGCCATGTCGGTGGAGCAGATCCGGGTGCGCGAGCAAGCACACGGCGCGGTGCGCGTGTCCGACTACCTAGAGACGAACCCGGTCTGGCACACCGTCAACCACCCCGACAACGCCACGCTCGCGTTCATGGCGTCGCGCGTGCTGGATGCGCTGGGGCTCGACAGCGAGCCCGTCCCGCCTGATTACGAGATGCTCGGCGGCCTGGACGCCCCCGTGGAGGCCGCGGCGGCCGAGGCGCTCGGGGTTGCAGTGGACGGCCGCGATGTGTGGCGCGACCGCGCGGGCGGGGTCATCGACGCTGAGGAGATCCGCCAAGCCCAGCTGGAGTTCTACCGCCAGCGCCCCGCGCTCGTGCAGCACGGGCTGCAGCGCCACACCGAGCGCATTGAGAACCTAGGGTTGCTCGCATGAACCATCTCATCGTCGGGCCCGACGGCCACGGGGTGACGGAATACGCGCTGGGGCTAGCCCGCGCCACCAACGCCACGAGCGTGATCCGGGAGGAGACGTTCGGGTCCGCTCCCCTGCCGGAGGGGCCCATCCACGTCACCTTCACCGACCACCTCTTCGGCGACACCGCCGAGACCCTGCTTGCGCGCCTGGGCGACCGGCCGTTTTCCGTGAGCCTGCACGACATCCCCCAGCCGGAGGAGGGCGAGGGCCGCTACGCCCGCCGCGCTGAGATCTACCGCACGCTCGCCAGCGCCGCCGACGTGGCCGTAGTGAACTCCGAGCACGAGGCACGGTTCTTCCCGGCCGGCGCGTCAGCGCCCGCCGTGATCCGGCTTCCCATCCCGGTGATCCACGCCCCCTTCGCCCCCGAGGACGGCACCGTCGGGGTGCTCGGCTTCCTCTACCCCGGCAAGGGGCACGAGGACCTCGTCGCCGCACTGCCGGAGGCGACACTGCGTTTCCTCGGCGCGGTCTCCGCGGGCCACGAGGAGTGGGCTGACCGCCTCGTCGCTTCCGGGCGCAACGTTGAGCTCACCGGCTGGCTCACGGACGACGAGCTCGCCGGCGGGATCGGCCGCATCGCCGTGCCGGTGTGCCCGCACCGCCACTTCTCCGCCTCCGGGTCGCTGATGACCTGGCTTGGCGCCGGCCGGAAGGTGCTGGTGACGGACTCCGACTACGCCCGCGAGATCGACGCCTGGCTCCCCGGCCGCGTGACGTTGGTGGAAGAAGGTGGGTGGCGCGACGCCGTGGAGAAGCATGTGCCCGAACAGCTTGACCCGCCGCGCTACGGCTGGTCCGAGGTGGCCAATTTATGGGAGGAAGCATGGCATTCCGCTGGCCTGAAGTAAGCGTGGTCATCCCGCACTACAACGACGAGGCGTCGCTGGCCCGCGTCGTGGACGCCGTGCGCGCGCAGGACTACGCGGGCGCGGTGGAGATCATCGTCGCCGACGATGGCTCCTTAACACCGCCCGCGCTCGACGGCGTGCGCGTGGTGTGCCAGGAGGACCTGGGCTTTCGCGCCGCCGCCGCGCGCAACCTGGGCGCAGACGCGGCGCGCGGCGAGGTGCTCGCGTTCCTCGACGCCGACACCGTCCCCGAGCGAGGCTACCTATCTGCGGTGGTGCCGCACGTGGTGGGCGACCACCGGGCCGTTGTTGTTGGCTCGCGCCGCACCGGCGCGCAGGACCAGGAGCCGCAGTGGCTGACCGACGCCTGGGCTGCCACCGCCAACCTCCGCGACGCCGACCACACGTCCTGGCGCTACATCATCTCCGCGGTGCTGACGTGCTCCCGCGAGTTCTTCGGCGAGATCGGCGGCTTCGACGGCACGCTCGTCGGCTACGGCGGTGAAGACTGGGAGTTCGGCTTCCGCGCCTGGAACGCCGGGGCGACGTTCGTGCACGAGCCTGCGGCGATTGCGCACCACGAGGACGAGGATTTCGGCTCGCGCTACGACGACCCGGTAGCCGCCACCGCCGTGAAGAACGCCGAAACCCTTGCGCTGGCCCGGCGCGTCACGCACCCGCTGGCGCGCCCGGAGGGGATCATCTTTGACACCTTCGACATGCAGGTGGAAGTGCCGGAGCTCGAGGGCGAGGGCGTGCGCGACTTCGTCATCGCGGAATGGCTCAAGGCCGGCGCGTACGTGCGGGTCACGGATGTGCCGGAGCTGTTCGCGGCTGACCCGCGGGTGGGCACGGCGGAAGAGCCCGCGCGGGTAAACATCGCCGTCGGGGCGGGCTGGGCGCCGCAGGACCTCGACGCCCTGCTGGCCGTGGAATACGTGCTCTGCCCCGACGGCACCGTCGTGCGCACCGCGCGCGCCGCGGCACTAGGGATGGAGCCCGCGACGGCGAACCCGGAGGACATCGGCATGACGCCGGTGCAGGGCCCGCTACAGCTGGAGCGCTACTTCGCCGGCTGGTGATTACGGCTGCGGCGCAACCCCGGTGCGCTCGTACTCCGCCAAGATGTCGATGCGGCGCTGGTGGCGTTCCTCGTCGCTCCACGGCTGGGACACGAAGGCGTCGACAATCGCCAACGCCTCCTCCTCGGTGTGCATCCGTCCGCCGATGCCGATGAGCTGCGCGTTGTTGTGCTCGCGGGCGAGCTTCGCGGTCTCTTCCGACCACGCCAGGGCGCAGCGGGCACCCTTGACCTTGTTCGCGGCGATCTGCTCGCCGTTGGAAACCCCTTTCCGCGAGGTCAAAGGCGAAAAGCGGTTGCGCACTGATTTCCTCGCCGATGTTG
Coding sequences within:
- a CDS encoding glycosyltransferase; this translates as MRVLSIPAEHPYTQAIQPAGVEFLPDPDIDGHWWPHPALEAEYWNQPRDVDAVHIHFGFEHRTPAQIAELCAALPVPLVLTVHDLDNPHLEDQAPHHERLQLLVDAASAIITLTDQAAEILARDYGASNVQVIPHPRITDTPAQVHSSGRAAVFLKSLRSNVVADAQFYADIAAEVPLDVYVHEGAKLASISNANVVVHEPMSDDELFAAVGHAGVCILPYTRGTHSGWLEMCRDLGVPVVAPDTGCYAGQADTPAAVEVYPAGDGRAAGQAAARLLARGPVPYTGDREQQRAQVRRAHEETYKKVVSE
- a CDS encoding glycosyltransferase family 2 protein, giving the protein MAFRWPEVSVVIPHYNDEASLARVVDAVRAQDYAGAVEIIVADDGSLTPPALDGVRVVCQEDLGFRAAAARNLGADAARGEVLAFLDADTVPERGYLSAVVPHVVGDHRAVVVGSRRTGAQDQEPQWLTDAWAATANLRDADHTSWRYIISAVLTCSREFFGEIGGFDGTLVGYGGEDWEFGFRAWNAGATFVHEPAAIAHHEDEDFGSRYDDPVAATAVKNAETLALARRVTHPLARPEGIIFDTFDMQVEVPELEGEGVRDFVIAEWLKAGAYVRVTDVPELFAADPRVGTAEEPARVNIAVGAGWAPQDLDALLAVEYVLCPDGTVVRTARAAALGMEPATANPEDIGMTPVQGPLQLERYFAGW
- a CDS encoding glycosyltransferase family protein; translated protein: MNHLIVGPDGHGVTEYALGLARATNATSVIREETFGSAPLPEGPIHVTFTDHLFGDTAETLLARLGDRPFSVSLHDIPQPEEGEGRYARRAEIYRTLASAADVAVVNSEHEARFFPAGASAPAVIRLPIPVIHAPFAPEDGTVGVLGFLYPGKGHEDLVAALPEATLRFLGAVSAGHEEWADRLVASGRNVELTGWLTDDELAGGIGRIAVPVCPHRHFSASGSLMTWLGAGRKVLVTDSDYAREIDAWLPGRVTLVEEGGWRDAVEKHVPEQLDPPRYGWSEVANLWEEAWHSAGLK
- a CDS encoding WcbI family polysaccharide biosynthesis putative acetyltransferase — encoded protein: MSLLVVVGNCQAESTRKLLMSTGHFTGERIAPVHELEAGDMGWFLDLVRRADVLVTQPIRDGYRGLPVGTRELRELLAPSARHVVVPVLRFDGLMPYQAIIRDPADPSLNPPVVPYHDLRTLVSAAGYSAAPQPDPSALRRAAAMSVEQIRVREQAHGAVRVSDYLETNPVWHTVNHPDNATLAFMASRVLDALGLDSEPVPPDYEMLGGLDAPVEAAAAEALGVAVDGRDVWRDRAGGVIDAEEIRQAQLEFYRQRPALVQHGLQRHTERIENLGLLA